A window from Tachyglossus aculeatus isolate mTacAcu1 chromosome 20, mTacAcu1.pri, whole genome shotgun sequence encodes these proteins:
- the UCP2 gene encoding mitochondrial uncoupling protein 2: MVGFKPTDVPPTATVKFLSAGTAACIADLITFPLDTAKVRLQVQGESQGPSRIPAGPRYRGVLGTILTMARTEGPGSLYSGLAAGLQRQMSFASVRIGLYDSVKQFYTKGSEHAGVGSRLLAGCTTGALAVGVAQPTDVVKVRFQAQARAAGSRRYQGTVDAYKTIAREEGLRGLWKGTSPNVARNAIVNCAELVTYDLIKDALLNAGLMTDDLPCHLTSAFGAGFCTTIIASPVDVVKTRYMNSASGRYGGAVHCALTMLRKEGPRAFYKGFMPSFLRLGSWNVVMFVTYEQLKRAIMAARTASVAPC, translated from the exons ATGGTCGGCTTCAAGCCCACAGATGTGCCCCCGACGGCCACGGTCAAGTTCCTGTCGGCTGGCACGGCCGCCTGCATCGCCGACCTCATCACCTTCCCCCTGGACACGGCCAAGGTTCGGCTGCAG GTCCAAGGGGAGAGCCAGGGTCCCTCGCGGATCCCCGCTGGCCCACGGTATCGGGGCGTCCTGGGCACCATCCTGACCATGGCAAGGACCGAGGGCCCGGGCAGCCTGTACAGCGGGCTGGCGGCCGGCCTCCAGCGCCAGATGAGCTTCGCCTCTGTCCGCATCGGCCTCTACGACTCGGTCAAGCAGTTCTACACCAAGGGCTCTGAGC ACGCGGGCGTCGGGAGTCGGCTCCTGGCGGGCTGCACCACGGGGGCGCTGGCCGTCGGCGTGGCGCAGCCCACGGACGTGGTGAAGGTGCGCTTCCAGGCTCAGGCTCGGGCGGCTGGCAGCCGGCGCTACCAGGGCACCGTGGACGCCTACAAGACCATCGCCCGGGAAGAGGGCCTACGGGGCCTCTGGAAAG GGACATCACCCAACGTCGCCCGGAACGCCATCGTCAACTGTGCTGAGTTGGTGACCTACGACCTCATCAAGGATGCCCTTCTGAATGCCGGCCTCATGACGG ATGACCTTCCCTGCCACCTGACCTCTGCCTTCGGGGCCGGCTTCTGCACCACCATCATTGCTTCCCCCGTGGACGTGGTCAAGACGAGATATATGAACTCGGCCTCGGGCCGGTACGGCGGCGCCGTGCACTGCGCCCTCACCATGCTGCGGAAGGAAGGGCCCCGGGCCTTCTACAAGGG GttcatgccctccttcctccgtCTTGGCTCCTGGAACGTGGTCATGTTTGTCACCTACGAGCAGCTGAAACGTGCCATCATGGCTGCCCGCACTGCCTCCGTGGCCCCCTGCTGA